A stretch of the Sphingomonas sp. CL5.1 genome encodes the following:
- the rplI gene encoding 50S ribosomal protein L9: MDVILLERIEKLGTIGDVVKVKDGFARNYLLPNKKALRANEANRKVFEANRARIEAENANRRVDAEKEAKGFNNVAVTIIRQASNTGQLYGSVAVRDIVEALVADKHKVAKSQVVLDRPIKAIGVYEVKVALHPEVAVSVKVNVARSPEEAELQASGVDVTAQMFEEGRDQGGFTENYDPNAEPGATAEVQPEEAEQA; encoded by the coding sequence ATGGACGTGATTCTGCTTGAGCGCATCGAAAAGCTCGGCACCATCGGCGATGTGGTGAAGGTGAAGGACGGCTTCGCCCGCAACTACCTGCTGCCGAACAAGAAGGCGCTGCGCGCCAACGAGGCCAACCGCAAGGTGTTCGAGGCCAACCGCGCCCGCATCGAGGCCGAGAACGCGAACCGCCGCGTCGACGCCGAGAAGGAGGCCAAGGGCTTCAACAACGTCGCCGTGACGATCATCCGTCAGGCGTCGAACACCGGCCAACTCTACGGCTCGGTCGCGGTGCGCGACATCGTCGAGGCGCTGGTGGCCGACAAGCACAAGGTCGCCAAGAGCCAGGTCGTGCTCGATCGCCCGATCAAGGCGATCGGCGTGTACGAGGTGAAGGTTGCGCTGCACCCGGAAGTGGCGGTGTCGGTGAAGGTCAACGTCGCCCGCTCGCCGGAGGAAGCCGAGCTTCAGGCCTCGGGCGTCGACGTGACGGCGCAGATGTTCGAGGAAGGCCGCGATCAGGGCGGCTTCACCGAGAACTATGATCCCAACGCCGAGCCGGGCGCCACCGCCGAGGTTCAGCCGGAGGAAGCGGAGCAGGCGTAA
- the rpsR gene encoding 30S ribosomal protein S18, producing MARPFFRRRKSCPFSAKDAPRIDYKDVRLLQGFVSERGKIVPSRITSVSAKKQRELAQAIKRARHLGLLPYVVK from the coding sequence ATGGCCCGTCCGTTCTTCCGCCGCCGCAAGAGCTGCCCCTTCTCCGCGAAGGACGCGCCCCGGATCGATTACAAGGACGTCCGGCTGCTCCAGGGCTTCGTCTCTGAGCGTGGCAAGATCGTGCCGTCGCGCATCACCAGCGTGTCGGCGAAGAAGCAGCGCGAACTCGCCCAGGCGATCAAGCGCGCGCGTCATCTGGGCCTGCTGCCCTACGTCGTGAAGTAA